The Cystobacter ferrugineus genome includes a window with the following:
- a CDS encoding tetratricopeptide repeat protein produces the protein MLWLLVAGTLAAATDVPVSGDLTPALTQEAAGDSEGALAAVQEIIQSWPNEALPRLEAARLRLKLGGDLDLVEKDLEVAFASAPNNPRLHFLRGLLWEERGQLSRAASAYERAVFLRSSYDEARFRLGGVWAALGDWLKAEMHYRLLARTRPEWIQVRLQLIHVIEQQGRLEDAEKEWRQLSAEQPANVLVLEQFARFYERTGRPRLATQLRAELRPASPPKKMRPLRPSRR, from the coding sequence ATGCTCTGGCTCCTGGTAGCGGGCACCCTCGCGGCCGCCACGGACGTCCCCGTCTCCGGGGACCTGACACCCGCCCTCACCCAGGAGGCCGCCGGCGACTCCGAGGGGGCGCTCGCGGCCGTCCAGGAAATCATCCAGTCCTGGCCCAATGAGGCCCTTCCCCGCCTGGAGGCCGCCCGCCTGAGACTCAAGCTGGGAGGGGACCTCGATCTGGTGGAGAAGGACCTGGAGGTGGCCTTCGCCTCGGCGCCCAACAACCCCCGGCTGCACTTCCTGCGCGGACTCTTGTGGGAGGAGCGTGGCCAGTTGTCGCGCGCGGCCAGTGCCTACGAGCGCGCTGTCTTCCTGCGCTCCTCGTACGACGAGGCCCGCTTCCGCCTCGGCGGCGTCTGGGCCGCCCTGGGAGACTGGCTCAAGGCGGAGATGCACTACCGGCTGCTCGCCCGCACCCGCCCGGAGTGGATCCAGGTCCGCCTCCAGCTCATCCACGTCATCGAGCAGCAGGGCCGGCTGGAGGACGCCGAGAAGGAGTGGCGCCAGTTGAGCGCTGAACAGCCCGCCAACGTGCTCGTTCTCGAACAGTTCGCCCGGTTCTACGAGCGCACGGGGCGCCCTCGTCTGGCGACCCAGCTCCGAGCGGAGCTGCGGCCCGCCTCACCTCCCAAGAAAATGCGTCCGCTCCGCCCGTCTCGTCGTTAG
- a CDS encoding DUF47 domain-containing protein, translated as MLERLMPGADGFHDDFDAQCATTLAGARLFHELLSDYRDVSSRVEALQRLEHQGNSVNHVALERLHSAFIAPFERTHIHALLARIDEVLDFTLAAALRLQFYEIPASLPEATRLAHQLVTLTEKLREVVRALRSLRNPEPILSGCKELKLLAREAKDVLRASKGQLFKGGMDHLTVLKWKEIYDAVTSAVFKCRDAADVIEGIVLTYA; from the coding sequence ATGCTCGAGAGATTGATGCCCGGAGCGGATGGGTTCCACGACGACTTCGATGCCCAGTGCGCCACGACCCTGGCCGGCGCGCGCCTGTTCCATGAGTTGTTGAGCGACTATCGTGACGTGTCCTCCAGGGTCGAGGCGCTCCAACGGCTGGAGCACCAGGGCAACTCGGTGAACCACGTCGCGCTGGAGCGGCTGCACTCGGCCTTCATCGCCCCGTTCGAGCGCACGCACATCCACGCGCTGCTGGCGCGGATCGACGAGGTGCTCGACTTCACCCTCGCGGCGGCGCTCCGGCTGCAGTTCTACGAAATCCCCGCGAGCCTGCCGGAAGCCACGCGGCTGGCGCACCAGCTCGTGACGCTCACCGAGAAGCTGCGCGAGGTGGTGCGGGCGCTGCGCTCGCTGCGCAACCCCGAGCCCATCCTCTCGGGCTGCAAGGAGCTCAAGCTGCTGGCACGCGAGGCGAAGGACGTGCTGCGCGCCAGCAAGGGCCAGCTCTTCAAGGGCGGGATGGATCACCTCACCGTGCTCAAGTGGAAGGAGATCTACGACGCCGTCACGAGCGCGGTCTTCAAGTGCCGGGACGCCGCGGATGTCATCGAGGGGATCGTCCTGACGTACGCCTGA
- a CDS encoding adenylate/guanylate cyclase domain-containing protein — translation MKTANLAIVFTDIQGFSERTSRQTLEENERLLRVHGELLVPLFKAFGGRILKSIGDAFMVTFESPTQAVLSGMAIQDRLWQYNQTAPAAERLDVRVAINVGEVRLEEQDVFGEPVNIAARVESITEAGEVFFTEAVYLAMNKAEVPSREVGLFELKGIPGKIRVFRVPRGPYRMGAPEQEAPPEPAPERPPFGNLALSRVPESMLAPGDLATAAAQVGERLAQRTRTVLLAVKTHRQRRWPPSPRALKVGGAALALVLLLAVGGFLLLRDSPVEAAIEAAANRELPSAERAEWGEKARKLISEDKELPAGERRWLLGRLEEALQRPERAVEHYRLGAKAGEERAGMQLIEMLENPDCRLRVEVADTLGELRLVSARNALETLAKKGGAGEKPGLFGCDSREAAARALGRLGR, via the coding sequence TTGAAGACCGCCAACCTCGCCATCGTGTTCACCGACATCCAGGGCTTCTCCGAGCGGACCAGCCGGCAGACGCTCGAGGAGAACGAGCGTCTGCTCCGGGTGCACGGCGAGCTGCTCGTGCCCCTGTTCAAGGCGTTTGGCGGGCGCATCCTCAAGTCCATCGGGGACGCGTTCATGGTCACCTTCGAGTCCCCCACCCAGGCCGTCCTGAGCGGCATGGCCATCCAGGACCGGCTCTGGCAGTACAACCAGACGGCTCCGGCCGCCGAGCGGCTCGACGTGCGCGTGGCCATCAACGTGGGCGAGGTGCGGCTGGAGGAGCAGGACGTCTTCGGCGAGCCCGTCAACATCGCCGCCCGCGTGGAGTCCATCACCGAGGCGGGCGAGGTCTTCTTCACCGAGGCCGTCTACCTCGCGATGAACAAGGCCGAGGTGCCCTCGCGCGAGGTGGGCCTCTTCGAGCTCAAGGGCATCCCCGGCAAGATTCGTGTCTTTCGCGTCCCCCGAGGGCCGTACCGCATGGGCGCCCCCGAGCAGGAGGCGCCGCCCGAGCCCGCGCCGGAGCGCCCCCCGTTCGGCAACCTGGCCCTCTCGCGCGTCCCCGAGTCGATGCTGGCGCCGGGAGATCTCGCCACCGCCGCGGCCCAGGTGGGCGAGCGCCTCGCCCAGCGCACCCGGACGGTACTGCTCGCCGTGAAGACCCATCGGCAGCGGCGCTGGCCCCCGTCGCCCCGGGCGCTGAAGGTGGGCGGCGCGGCGCTTGCCCTGGTGCTGCTGCTCGCGGTCGGAGGCTTTCTCCTGCTGCGCGACTCGCCCGTCGAGGCCGCCATCGAGGCCGCCGCCAACAGGGAGTTGCCGTCCGCCGAGCGGGCCGAGTGGGGGGAAAAGGCCCGCAAGCTCATTTCCGAGGACAAGGAGCTCCCCGCGGGCGAACGGCGGTGGCTGCTCGGGCGGCTCGAGGAGGCGCTGCAGCGGCCCGAGCGCGCGGTGGAGCATTACCGTCTCGGGGCGAAGGCCGGTGAGGAGCGGGCCGGGATGCAGCTCATCGAGATGCTCGAGAACCCGGACTGTCGGCTGCGCGTCGAGGTCGCTGATACGTTGGGAGAACTCCGGCTGGTGTCCGCCCGGAATGCGTTGGAGACGCTCGCGAAGAAGGGCGGTGCCGGAGAGAAGCCCGGCCTGTTCGGATGTGATTCACGCGAGGCCGCGGCGCGGGCGCTGGGCCGGCTCGGCCGCTGA
- a CDS encoding exo-beta-N-acetylmuramidase NamZ family protein produces the protein MRRVKTGLDVWVEQGFAPLKGKRVGAIVNPTSVDSNFQHLADLLARTPGVHLAALFGPEHGVRGEAQYMVAVDADRDRRTGVPVHSLYGSTFESLSPRPEWLEGLDALVFDIQDVGSRYYTYVYTMALAMKVAGAAKIPFYVLDRPNPLNGVTIEGNLVGERYRSFVGLYPIPNRHGMTAGELARLFNDEQGFGCELTVVPMQGWRREDFWSDTGLPFLPPSPNMPTADTALVYPGMCQGEGTNVSEGRGTCRPFEQFGAPWVDSDALIARLEREQLPGVRFRAVGFTPTFDKYRGVSCNGAFIHVTDRDAFLPLRTGIAIFQALYELWQGRGFAWREDAYEFVDDVPAFDLLCGTDQVRRGIEAGWPLNRLLEGFDAQAQEFARRRERHLLYARGS, from the coding sequence ATGAGACGGGTGAAGACGGGACTGGATGTGTGGGTGGAGCAGGGCTTCGCGCCGCTCAAGGGCAAGCGGGTGGGGGCCATCGTCAACCCGACCAGCGTGGACTCGAACTTCCAGCACCTGGCGGACCTGCTGGCGCGCACGCCGGGCGTGCACCTGGCGGCCCTCTTCGGCCCCGAGCACGGCGTGCGTGGCGAGGCCCAGTACATGGTCGCCGTGGACGCGGACCGGGACCGGCGCACGGGCGTCCCCGTGCACAGCCTCTACGGCTCCACCTTCGAGTCGCTCTCCCCCCGTCCCGAGTGGCTCGAGGGCCTGGACGCGCTCGTCTTCGACATCCAGGACGTGGGCAGCCGCTACTACACCTACGTCTACACCATGGCGCTGGCCATGAAGGTGGCGGGCGCGGCGAAGATCCCCTTCTACGTGTTGGATCGGCCCAACCCCCTCAACGGCGTCACCATCGAGGGCAACCTGGTGGGCGAGCGCTACCGCTCCTTCGTGGGGCTCTACCCCATCCCCAACCGTCACGGGATGACGGCGGGGGAGCTGGCGCGCCTCTTCAACGACGAGCAGGGCTTTGGCTGCGAGCTGACCGTGGTGCCCATGCAGGGCTGGCGCCGCGAGGACTTCTGGAGCGACACGGGGCTGCCCTTCCTGCCGCCCTCGCCCAACATGCCCACGGCCGACACGGCGCTCGTCTACCCCGGCATGTGCCAGGGCGAGGGCACCAACGTCTCCGAGGGCCGGGGCACCTGCCGCCCCTTCGAGCAGTTCGGCGCCCCGTGGGTGGACTCGGACGCCCTCATCGCCCGGCTCGAGCGCGAGCAGTTGCCCGGGGTGCGATTCCGGGCGGTGGGATTCACCCCCACCTTCGACAAGTACCGGGGCGTGTCGTGCAACGGCGCCTTCATCCACGTCACGGACCGCGACGCCTTCCTCCCCCTGCGCACGGGCATCGCCATCTTCCAGGCGCTTTATGAGCTGTGGCAGGGCCGGGGGTTCGCCTGGCGCGAGGACGCCTACGAGTTCGTGGACGACGTGCCCGCCTTTGACTTGCTGTGTGGGACGGACCAGGTGCGCCGGGGCATCGAGGCGGGCTGGCCCCTGAACCGTTTGCTGGAAGGCTTCGACGCCCAGGCCCAGGAGTTCGCCCGGCGCAGGGAGCGCCACCTGCTGTACGCTCGCGGTTCGTGA
- a CDS encoding putative toxin-antitoxin system toxin component, PIN family, with protein MSPLPLVLDTNVVLDLLVFDDPALGPLARALASGAATAWADEHTLRELKYVLAYPTFRLDEAAQRSVLERYQGLVRQVPVEPGAPLPPLPRCRDRDDQKFLELAARAGARWLVSKDKRVLSMADRVGLPFGILSCRQLMARLPG; from the coding sequence ATGAGCCCGTTGCCCCTGGTGCTCGACACCAACGTGGTGCTGGATCTGCTGGTGTTCGACGACCCCGCCCTGGGGCCCCTCGCGCGCGCGCTGGCGTCGGGCGCGGCCACCGCGTGGGCGGATGAGCACACCCTCCGGGAGCTGAAGTACGTGCTCGCCTACCCCACCTTCCGCCTGGACGAGGCCGCCCAGCGCTCGGTCCTCGAGCGCTACCAGGGCCTCGTGCGGCAAGTGCCGGTGGAGCCGGGCGCGCCCCTGCCGCCCCTGCCCCGCTGCCGCGACCGGGATGATCAGAAGTTCCTCGAGCTCGCCGCCCGCGCGGGGGCCCGGTGGCTCGTGAGCAAGGACAAGCGGGTGTTGTCCATGGCCGATCGCGTGGGCCTGCCCTTCGGCATCCTCTCCTGCCGGCAACTGATGGCGCGGCTGCCCGGGTGA
- a CDS encoding cyclic nucleotide-binding domain-containing protein, producing the protein MASPEPQSWGQRLWPAATFQFALIAGVTQLKTAVNALVLSRFESHVLPYLYLVGALLVATISLLPRPRPGEPAASLRLLMGLGALVVGALAVGVSLGHRLPALALYLFVDVFTTFISLRFWGQMAAAFDAREARRAFTALNGVGMAGGMLGGLLVQGLAERLGTVAIVVGGALSLLVAGLAFHFQPEEAPAPVRSRHLAPPVAAWEYLATSNYARVLAALGVSFAVLSSFVDYLFRLRVERTLSEDGLAALFGSLQLWIGLVCVFFQLFLAERLLKRLGLMAYLALLPGIMAPLAVASLVTQQLWPVHLLRLLENAVNYSLLPVGVQLLYAAVPDSERESLRAAVEGLLRKGGTVVAGVLLIGAGRAADGVSMALAVVALCGLLGVLLMRLRPAYVEALGEQVGATSEEDEVLGGEDRRLLVEALTSSAPERVLNSVELLAQEGLPLRPHLPVLLRHSHERVQERAVELALELGATETAPLLEQLVTQGTRRPRDRAVWALSKLAPERAEVLLPPLLQSPDVGLRCAAIGALLSTRWNAAARVSLGALAARGSQAPVADRREVAGLFGRLRDTTYQPMLTPFLSDPDSSVRRVAVRSVGQGGYVKLAPRLLTFLTWREERREARGALAELGDAVTPLLETTLNDLSAPLPMRLQVPRVLRLIGTPAALHALLFSNVRDDARLHFRIGAELSRLRDEHPEHPVDLDRVREALIRRRDVYRALVGPYRDVRAELGDQALLTRVMCDRLDQALELSFFLLGLLHPPQVMRRVHQHVAGQDARRRAYALELLEALTDDDDRSLVREQVEKHHRDLPPGETGRLEAHLAWLCRSEDVVLRACARQVAGRIGLDVPEAQESDMSQATVQKLFLLEGVHVFSQNDVDDVAAVAAIAREARFRAGERVYSEGDPGDALYVIIEGSVDAVSNGEHVMRMRAKETFGELSLLDGAPRPTDAVATEDTRALVIDRRDFLDLLADRPELLTGFFRAVSQQLRAVIQAAEPRQPGEVVTLESRPAEETPPPPERKQAG; encoded by the coding sequence GTGGCATCTCCAGAGCCGCAGTCCTGGGGCCAGCGTCTGTGGCCCGCGGCGACCTTCCAGTTCGCCCTCATCGCCGGTGTGACACAGCTCAAGACGGCTGTGAACGCCCTCGTGTTGTCGCGCTTCGAGTCGCACGTGCTGCCCTACCTGTACCTGGTGGGGGCGCTGCTGGTGGCGACGATCTCGCTGCTGCCCCGGCCCCGGCCGGGAGAGCCGGCCGCGTCGCTGCGGTTGCTCATGGGCCTGGGGGCGCTGGTGGTGGGGGCGCTCGCGGTGGGGGTGTCGCTCGGCCACCGGCTGCCGGCGCTGGCGCTCTACCTCTTCGTGGACGTGTTCACGACCTTCATCTCCCTGCGCTTCTGGGGGCAGATGGCGGCGGCCTTCGACGCGCGCGAGGCGCGGCGGGCCTTCACCGCGCTCAACGGGGTGGGCATGGCGGGAGGCATGCTCGGGGGACTGCTGGTACAGGGGCTCGCCGAGCGGCTGGGCACCGTGGCCATCGTGGTGGGCGGCGCGCTGTCGCTGCTCGTCGCGGGACTGGCCTTCCACTTCCAACCCGAGGAGGCGCCCGCCCCGGTGCGCTCGCGCCACCTCGCCCCGCCCGTGGCGGCGTGGGAGTACCTGGCCACCAGCAACTACGCCCGGGTGCTGGCGGCCCTGGGGGTGAGCTTCGCGGTGCTCTCCTCCTTCGTCGACTACCTCTTCCGCCTGCGCGTGGAGCGCACGCTGAGCGAGGACGGGCTGGCGGCGCTCTTCGGCTCGCTGCAGCTCTGGATTGGCCTGGTGTGCGTCTTCTTCCAGCTCTTCCTGGCCGAGCGGCTGCTCAAGCGGCTGGGGCTGATGGCCTACCTGGCGCTGCTGCCGGGCATCATGGCGCCCCTGGCGGTGGCGTCGCTGGTGACGCAGCAGCTCTGGCCGGTGCACCTGTTGCGGCTGCTGGAGAACGCCGTCAACTACTCGCTGCTGCCGGTGGGCGTGCAGCTTCTCTACGCGGCGGTGCCCGACAGCGAGCGCGAGTCCTTGCGCGCCGCGGTGGAGGGGCTGTTGCGCAAGGGCGGCACGGTGGTCGCGGGCGTGCTGCTCATCGGCGCGGGCCGCGCGGCCGACGGCGTCTCCATGGCGCTGGCGGTGGTGGCCCTGTGCGGCCTGCTCGGCGTGCTGCTCATGCGCCTGCGGCCCGCGTACGTGGAGGCGCTGGGTGAGCAGGTGGGCGCCACCTCCGAGGAGGACGAGGTGCTGGGCGGCGAGGACCGCCGGCTGCTGGTGGAGGCGCTCACCTCGAGCGCGCCGGAGCGGGTGCTCAACTCGGTGGAGCTGCTGGCCCAGGAAGGGCTGCCCCTGAGGCCGCACCTGCCCGTGCTGCTGCGCCACTCGCACGAGCGGGTGCAGGAGCGCGCCGTGGAGCTCGCCCTGGAGCTGGGGGCCACGGAGACGGCGCCCCTCCTCGAGCAACTGGTGACGCAGGGCACGCGCCGTCCACGCGACCGCGCGGTGTGGGCGCTCTCCAAGCTCGCGCCGGAGCGGGCCGAGGTGCTGCTGCCGCCGCTGTTGCAGAGCCCGGACGTGGGGCTGCGCTGCGCGGCGATCGGCGCGCTCTTGAGCACCCGGTGGAACGCGGCGGCGCGCGTGTCCCTGGGAGCGCTGGCGGCGCGGGGCTCGCAGGCCCCGGTGGCGGACCGGCGCGAGGTGGCGGGGCTCTTCGGCCGGCTGAGGGACACCACCTACCAGCCCATGCTCACGCCCTTCCTGAGCGATCCGGACAGCTCCGTGCGGCGCGTGGCGGTGCGCTCCGTGGGCCAGGGCGGCTACGTGAAGCTGGCGCCCCGGCTGCTCACCTTCCTCACCTGGCGCGAGGAGCGGCGCGAGGCGCGTGGGGCGCTCGCCGAGCTGGGCGACGCGGTGACGCCCCTCCTGGAGACGACGCTCAACGATCTCTCGGCGCCGCTGCCCATGCGGCTGCAGGTGCCACGCGTGCTGCGCCTCATCGGTACGCCGGCGGCGCTGCACGCCCTGCTCTTCTCCAACGTGCGCGATGACGCCCGCCTGCACTTCCGCATCGGCGCGGAGCTGTCGCGTCTGCGCGACGAGCACCCCGAGCACCCGGTGGATCTGGATCGCGTGCGCGAGGCGCTCATCCGCCGGCGCGACGTGTACCGGGCGCTCGTGGGGCCCTACCGCGACGTGCGCGCGGAGCTGGGAGACCAGGCGCTGCTCACGCGCGTGATGTGCGACCGGTTGGATCAGGCGCTGGAGCTGTCCTTCTTCCTGCTGGGTCTGTTGCACCCGCCCCAGGTGATGCGGCGCGTGCACCAGCACGTGGCGGGACAGGACGCGCGGCGCCGGGCCTACGCGCTGGAGCTGCTGGAGGCGCTCACGGACGACGACGACCGGTCGCTCGTGCGCGAGCAGGTGGAGAAACACCATCGGGATCTCCCGCCGGGAGAGACGGGGCGGCTGGAGGCACACCTGGCGTGGTTGTGCCGGAGCGAGGACGTGGTGCTGCGCGCGTGCGCACGCCAGGTGGCGGGCCGGATCGGCTTGGACGTGCCAGAGGCCCAGGAGTCGGACATGAGTCAGGCAACGGTGCAGAAGCTCTTCCTGCTGGAAGGGGTGCACGTCTTCTCGCAGAACGACGTGGATGACGTGGCGGCGGTGGCGGCCATCGCCCGCGAGGCACGCTTCCGCGCGGGCGAGCGCGTCTACAGCGAGGGAGACCCGGGCGACGCGCTCTACGTCATCATCGAGGGCTCCGTGGACGCCGTCAGCAATGGCGAGCACGTGATGCGCATGCGCGCCAAGGAGACCTTCGGCGAGCTGAGCCTGCTGGACGGCGCGCCCCGCCCCACCGACGCCGTCGCGACGGAGGACACGCGGGCGCTCGTCATCGACCGGCGCGACTTCCTCGATCTGCTGGCGGACCGGCCGGAGCTGCTCACGGGCTTCTTCCGCGCGGTGAGCCAGCAGTTGCGCGCCGTCATCCAGGCGGCCGAGCCCCGGCAACCGGGAGAGGTGGTGACGCTGGAGTCGCGTCCGGCGGAAGAGACCCCACCGCCGCCAGAGCGGAAGCAGGCGGGTTAG
- a CDS encoding bifunctional metallophosphatase/5'-nucleotidase, with the protein MPPEFDSKPVFRAMKPWRRASGVLALSLVGALTGCDDKKSTPEPAPAPAPSAPAPAPAPQPTTVTVLVTGSVNGQLAPTPTEEGTTPPGAAQLLGWWEAKEKHCPGPLKDGQASCENASTLALTIGDAWNGPALSSFLYGESTATVMGRMGYAASALGNHELDFGREQFQKNQQLGGFPFLAANLKVKDAVLAKGWELPGFKVFERQGLKVGVVGLTSPKTVSTAMAGRAEGLEVIPDEQALTQAVAEAQKAGADTVVVLADECPSDLKAVVGAHKEWKVSLVAGGRCPQPTETSKDGDTTYVSLGKGFGKYLRASYTFDPSKPEGEQVTAVDATLEEVTGGEGAPAANADITQQLADFQQRLDKVLGEEIGFVKKALPADSKQLGAWVAGAIQKQLDTDGVVLNRKGFRAGLPAGKVTKGSVYSVLPFENSLLVVELKGEDLARQLANPEAVFSGFTAAGKGKFKDAKGKPVDPKKEYKIATVEYLYFGGDGFEFEKLDPEPGETGMSWQTPVIDWTKEQASTEARPLDKVIK; encoded by the coding sequence ATGCCTCCAGAGTTCGATTCCAAGCCGGTGTTTCGCGCGATGAAGCCGTGGCGCCGCGCTTCCGGTGTCCTGGCCCTCTCACTCGTGGGCGCGCTCACCGGCTGCGACGACAAGAAGTCCACCCCGGAGCCCGCGCCGGCCCCGGCTCCCTCGGCTCCGGCGCCCGCCCCCGCGCCCCAGCCGACGACGGTGACGGTGCTCGTCACCGGCAGCGTCAATGGTCAGCTCGCCCCCACGCCCACCGAGGAGGGCACGACGCCGCCCGGCGCGGCGCAGCTACTCGGCTGGTGGGAGGCCAAGGAGAAGCACTGTCCCGGCCCGCTCAAGGACGGGCAGGCCTCGTGTGAGAACGCCTCCACGCTGGCGCTGACCATCGGCGACGCCTGGAATGGCCCCGCCCTCTCTTCCTTCCTCTACGGCGAGTCCACCGCCACGGTGATGGGCCGCATGGGCTATGCCGCGTCCGCGCTGGGCAACCACGAGCTGGACTTCGGGCGGGAGCAGTTCCAGAAGAACCAGCAGCTCGGCGGCTTTCCCTTCCTCGCCGCCAACCTGAAGGTGAAGGACGCGGTGCTGGCCAAGGGCTGGGAGCTGCCGGGCTTCAAGGTGTTCGAGCGCCAGGGCCTGAAGGTGGGCGTGGTGGGCCTCACCTCGCCCAAGACGGTGTCCACGGCCATGGCCGGCCGCGCCGAGGGCCTGGAAGTCATCCCCGACGAGCAGGCGCTGACGCAGGCGGTGGCCGAGGCGCAGAAGGCCGGGGCGGACACCGTGGTGGTACTCGCGGACGAGTGCCCGAGCGACCTGAAGGCCGTGGTGGGCGCGCACAAGGAGTGGAAGGTATCGCTGGTGGCCGGCGGGCGGTGCCCGCAGCCCACGGAGACGAGCAAGGACGGCGACACCACGTACGTGTCGCTCGGCAAGGGCTTCGGCAAGTACCTGCGCGCCTCCTACACCTTCGATCCCTCCAAGCCCGAGGGTGAGCAGGTGACGGCGGTGGACGCCACGCTCGAGGAAGTGACGGGCGGCGAGGGCGCGCCGGCGGCCAACGCGGACATCACCCAGCAGCTCGCCGACTTCCAGCAGCGCCTGGACAAGGTGCTCGGCGAGGAGATCGGCTTCGTGAAGAAGGCGCTGCCCGCGGACTCCAAGCAGCTCGGGGCCTGGGTGGCGGGCGCCATCCAGAAGCAGCTCGACACGGACGGCGTGGTGCTCAACCGCAAGGGCTTCCGCGCGGGGCTGCCCGCGGGCAAGGTGACCAAGGGCAGCGTGTACTCGGTGCTGCCCTTCGAGAACTCGCTGCTGGTGGTGGAGCTCAAGGGCGAGGATCTGGCGCGCCAGCTCGCCAACCCGGAGGCGGTGTTCTCCGGCTTCACCGCGGCCGGCAAGGGCAAGTTCAAGGACGCCAAGGGCAAGCCGGTGGATCCGAAGAAGGAGTACAAGATCGCCACCGTCGAGTACCTCTACTTCGGCGGGGATGGCTTCGAGTTCGAGAAGCTCGACCCCGAGCCGGGTGAGACGGGTATGTCCTGGCAGACGCCCGTCATCGACTGGACCAAGGAGCAGGCCAGCACCGAGGCCAGGCCGCTGGACAAGGTCATCAAGTAG
- the nadD gene encoding nicotinate (nicotinamide) nucleotide adenylyltransferase produces the protein MRIALLGGSFNPPHVGHLMAAHYVRATQDVDEVWFMPTFRHPFGKASVPFEHRVRMCELLGADTSGWLKTSQVESEVGKDGRTVDTLDFLRARYPEHHFSLIIGSDILKDLPHWKDFERVQRLARVVVLYRAGYPAEGTVGPPLAEVSSTEIRERMARGEPPSELVPAPVLAYAREHHLYGF, from the coding sequence ATGCGCATCGCCCTGCTCGGAGGCTCCTTCAATCCCCCCCACGTGGGACACCTCATGGCCGCCCACTACGTCCGCGCCACCCAGGACGTGGACGAGGTGTGGTTCATGCCCACCTTCCGCCATCCCTTTGGCAAGGCGTCCGTCCCCTTCGAGCACCGTGTGCGCATGTGTGAGCTGCTCGGAGCGGACACCTCGGGCTGGCTGAAGACGTCCCAGGTGGAGAGCGAGGTGGGCAAGGACGGGCGGACGGTGGACACGCTGGACTTCCTCCGGGCGCGCTACCCCGAGCACCACTTCTCGCTCATCATCGGCTCGGACATCCTCAAGGATCTGCCGCACTGGAAGGACTTCGAGCGCGTCCAGCGGCTCGCGCGCGTGGTGGTGCTCTACCGCGCGGGCTACCCGGCCGAGGGCACCGTGGGGCCACCGCTCGCCGAGGTCTCCTCCACGGAGATCCGCGAGCGCATGGCCCGGGGAGAGCCTCCCTCGGAGCTCGTGCCGGCTCCGGTGCTTGCCTACGCGCGTGAGCACCACCTGTACGGCTTCTGA